A stretch of Physeter macrocephalus isolate SW-GA chromosome 8, ASM283717v5, whole genome shotgun sequence DNA encodes these proteins:
- the SMIM11 gene encoding small integral membrane protein 11 isoform X2 — protein sequence MNWKVLEHVPLLLYILAAKTLILCLAFAGAKVYQRKKLEAKQQKPEAEKKKQSERKDN from the coding sequence gTTCTTGAACACGTGCCCCTGCTGCTGTATATCTTGGCAGCGAAAACATTAATTCTCTGCCTGGCATTTGCCGGAGCCAAAGtataccaaaggaaaaaattggAAGCAAAACAGCAAAAACCGGAAGCTGAAAAGAAGAAGCAGTCAGAGAGGAAGGATAACTAA
- the C8H21orf140 gene encoding uncharacterized protein C21orf140 homolog — MPPFAKPLLRNIIIRNLFNSMKRKQCLQYLKTLRTLQYDGFTTVYFGETDIPESLVTGEDVSDGYFMPSPTWCIVHAGGSQGWMPWKYRIFLKDELCIKQEESLFSEFCDVAKKTYGKCTIVVKERRRQDEMEPKEDKESEAQAHVPSVINLTNITCCPEVAKSYGHKLLSLPSPYSYLNPLDSAWSSLKWFIINNRKEFCLQTIDGVYSYQYILFSDLISKGIERINPSKWRTLTNKVQRWENYYLGKFSEVRFL, encoded by the coding sequence ATGCCTCCCTTTGCAAAACCTCTTTTAAGAAACATTATTATCAGAAATCTATTCAATAGCATGAAGAGGAAGCAATGTCTCCAGTATTTGAAAACCCTGAGAACACTGCAATATGATGGGTTTACAACTGTATATTTTGGGGAAACTGATATCCCGGAGAGTCTTGTAACAGGGGAAGATGTTAGTGATGGCTATTTCATGCCAAGTCCAACTTGGTGTATCGTGCATGCCGGTGGTAGTCAAGGATGGATGCCTTGGAAATATCGGATTTTCCTAAAGGATGAGTTATGCATCAAACAAGAAGAGAGCCTCTTCTCGGAGTTCTGTGATGTGGCAAAGAAGACCTACGGGAAGTGCACCATTGTGGTCAAAGAGAGAAGGCGGCAGGATGAGATGGAGCCAAAGGAAGACAAAGAATCCGAGGCCCAGGCCCATGTCCCATCAGTCATTAACTTAACGAACATCACATGTTGTCCTGAGGTGGCCAAGTCCTATGGCCATAAACTactctctctgccttccccttACAGTTATCTGAACCCTCTAGACTCAGCCTGGTCTTCTCTGAAATGGTTTATCATCAATAACAGAAAGGAGTTTTGTTTGCAGACCATTGATGGTGTCTATTCTTACCAGTATATACTCTTCAGTGATTTAATTAGCAAAGGGATTGAAAGGATAAACCCAAGCAAATGGAGAACACTAACTAACAAAGTACAAAGATGGGAAAACTACTATCTTGGTAAATTTTCTGAAGTGCGATTCCTCTAA